The following coding sequences lie in one Cucurbita pepo subsp. pepo cultivar mu-cu-16 chromosome LG13, ASM280686v2, whole genome shotgun sequence genomic window:
- the LOC111809111 gene encoding uncharacterized protein At4g22758-like, with protein MLLYKQKKNQNVKGNRLLISINVLGSAGPIRFIVNEEQLVAAVIDTALKSYAREGRLPILGSDLRDFQLYCPIAGPDALSPWDTIGSHGSRNFMLCKKPQPEKVGEHGNSPPEPSIPRKGTGSWKSWINKSLNMKIYSH; from the exons ATGTTGCTGTACaagcagaagaagaatcagaatGTTAAGGGCAACAGGCTCTTGATCAGCATCAATGTGCTCGGCAGCGCTGGTCCGATTCGATTTATTGTGAACGAGGAGCAACTTGTTGCTGCTGTTATTGATACAGCATTGAAATCCTACGCGCGTGAGGGCCGGCTGCCGATTCTTGGGTCCGATCTCAGAGATTTCCAGCTTTACTGCCCAATTGCTGGACCAGATG CCTTGAGTCCATGGGACACAATTGGATCGCATGGATCTCGGAACTTCATGTTGTGCAAGAAACCACAGCCAGAGAAAGTGGGAGAACATGGAAATTCGCCACCGGAGCCAAGTATCCCCCGCAAAGGCACAGGAAGCTGGAAGTCATGGATCAACAAGTCTCTGAATATGAAAATCTATTCCCATTGA
- the LOC111808796 gene encoding DELLA protein GAIP, giving the protein MKREHHYLHPRPEPSSVATGSNRESYLNTGKAKLWEEEVQLDGGMDELLAVLGYKVKSSDMAEVAQKLEQLEEAMCQVQDTGLSHLAFDTVHYNPSDLSTWVESMLTELHPPPPTSHLDDSSFLAPAESSTIANIDYESQLQTSSRIFEESSSSEYDLKAITDSAIYSPRESKRLKASESDTDVFSTSAIGASNSATRPVVLVDSQENGIQLVHALMVCAEAVQQNNLNLAEALVKRIDYLAVSQAGAMRKVATFFAEALARRIYRLCPENPLDRSVLDMLQMHFYESCPYLKFAHFTANQAILEAFEGKKRVHVIDFSMNQGMQWPALIQALALRPSGPPTFRLTGIGPPAPDNSDYLQDVGWKLAKFAETLHVEFEYRGFVANSLADLDASMLELRPSEVEAVVVNSVFELHQLLARPGAIEKVLSVVKQMKPEIVTVVEQEANHNGPVFVERFTESLHYYSTLFDSLECSPNNQDKMMSEMYLGKQICNVVACEGADRVERHETLTQWRTRLTSAGFDPIHLGSNAFKQASILLALFGSGEGYRVEENEGSLMLGWHTRPLIATSAWKPGNNPVVAH; this is encoded by the coding sequence ATGAAGAGGGAGCATCACTATCTTCATCCTCGTCCGGAGCCGTCTTCCGTGGCTACCGGCTCTAATCGGGAGAGTTATTTGAACACTGGTAAGGCTAAGCTTTGGGAGGAGGAGGTACAGCTCGACGGAGGAATGGATGAGCTTCTTGCTGTTTTAGGTTACAAGGTTAAGTCGTCGGACATGGCGGAAGTTGCTCAGAAGCTGGAACAGCTTGAAGAAGCTATGTGTCAAGTTCAGGATACTGGCCTTTCGCATCTCGCTTTCGACACTGTTCATTATAATCCCTCTGATCTGTCGACTTGGGTTGAAAGTATGCTCACTGAGCTCCATCCGCCGCCACCTACCTCGCATCTGGACGATTCATCGTTTTTAGCTCCGGCGGAATCCTCCACCATCGCTAACATTGATTATGAATCTCAACTGCAAACCAGCAGCAGGATTTTCGAGGAGTCTTCTAGTTCGGAATATGACCTTAAAGCTATTACGGATAGCGCGATTTATTCACCGAGAGAGAGTAAGCGTTTGAAAGCCTCCGAGTCGGACACGGATGTGTTCTCCACCTCCGCGATTGGGGCTTCTAATTCTGCAACTCGCCCAGTTGTTCTCGTCGATTCGCAGGAGAACGGAATTCAACTGGTTCATGCTCTGATGGTCTGTGCTGAAGCCGTACAGCAGAATAATCTGAATCTAGCGGAGGCTCTGGTAAAGCGAATCGATTACTTAGCGGTTTCTCAAGCCGGAGCGATGAGGAAAGTCGCCACGTTCTTCGCTGAAGCATTGGCACGCCGAATCTATAGGCTCTGCCCTGAGAATCCCCTCGATCGTTCAGTGCTCGATATGCTTCAGATGCATTTCTACGAGAGCTGTCCCTATCTGAAATTCGCTCATTTCACCGCGAATCAAGCGATTCTCGAAGCCTTCGAAGGGAAGAAGCGTGTTCACGTCATCGATTTCTCGATGAACCAGGGTATGCAGTGGCCGGCTTTGATTCAAGCCCTAGCTCTACGACCGAGTGGTCCACCTACCTTCCGACTCACCGGAATCGGCCCTCCGGCGCCGGATAACTCCGATTACCTCCAAGATGTGGGCTGGAAGCTCGCCAAATTCGCTGAAACCCTCCATGTGGAGTTCGAATACAGAGGATTTGTAGCGAACAGTTTGGCAGATCTGGACGCATCGATGCTGGAGCTCCGACCGAGCGAGGTGGAGGCGGTGGTAGTGAACTCGGTGTTCGAGCTGCATCAGCTACTGGCTCGGCCGGGGGCAATTGAGAAGGTTCTGTCGGTGGTGAAGCAGATGAAGCCGGAGATCGTGACGGTGGTGGAGCAGGAAGCGAACCACAACGGTCCGGTTTTCGTGGAACGATTCACTGAGTCACTCCATTACTACTCGACGCTGTTTGACTCGTTGGAGTGCTCCCCCAACAACCAAGACAAGATGATGTCGGAAATGTACCTTGGGAAACAAATCTGCAATGTGGTAGCTTGTGAAGGTGCCGACCGAGTGGAACGCCACGAAACCCTAACTCAGTGGCGCACTCGGTTAACCTCCGCCGGGTTCGATCCCATCCACCTCGGCTCAAACGCATTCAAGCAAGCGAGTATCCTCCTCGCCCTGTTTGGCAGCGGCGAAGGGTACCGGGTAGAAGAGAACGAGGGATCACTAATGCTGGGATGGCACACCCGCCCCCTCATCGCCACCTCCGCCTGGAAACCCGGCAACAACCCGGTGGTCGCTCACTGA